The following coding sequences are from one Abditibacteriota bacterium window:
- a CDS encoding Gfo/Idh/MocA family oxidoreductase: MKLGIIGTGKIAHDALYALEPLEDIVCAAIFARPHSREKGEALAGQYGIPRVYTDYDELLRDGDVDTVYIALINSVHYEYAKKALAAGRHVILEKPFTGTCGEAEELFCMAGDRGLYVFEAITVLHNEVLEKMRASLPRLGRIRLMMANFSQYSGRYDRYLRGDVDHYFSPEHLGGALRDINVYNIHYAAALFGAPRNKSYFPNRGFNGVDVSGALVLEYDGFVCVLTAAKDSDSPCFVSVQGEKGWMRIDGKPNTGPNLTVAVADGGRAGEGRDASGATVRTYVTEEFAPAAVRHRLTAEFRAFADIIAANDRARADLLARETLTVMSIIDGL, encoded by the coding sequence ATGAAGCTGGGTATCATAGGGACGGGCAAGATAGCGCACGACGCCCTCTACGCTCTGGAGCCTCTGGAGGATATTGTCTGCGCCGCCATCTTCGCCAGGCCCCACAGCCGGGAAAAGGGGGAAGCCCTGGCCGGTCAGTACGGCATACCCCGGGTCTACACGGATTATGACGAGCTGCTCCGGGACGGGGACGTGGACACGGTGTATATCGCCCTCATCAACAGCGTCCATTATGAATATGCCAAAAAGGCCCTGGCAGCGGGCAGGCACGTGATACTGGAAAAGCCCTTCACCGGGACCTGCGGGGAGGCGGAGGAGCTGTTTTGCATGGCCGGGGACAGGGGGCTCTACGTGTTCGAGGCCATCACGGTGCTCCACAACGAAGTCCTGGAGAAGATGCGGGCATCTCTGCCACGGCTGGGCCGTATCAGGCTGATGATGGCGAATTTTTCGCAGTATTCCGGCCGGTACGACCGCTATCTCCGGGGGGACGTGGACCACTATTTTTCACCGGAGCATCTGGGCGGCGCTCTGAGAGACATCAACGTGTACAACATACATTATGCCGCGGCACTGTTCGGAGCGCCCCGGAACAAGAGCTATTTTCCCAACCGGGGCTTCAACGGGGTGGACGTGTCCGGGGCGCTGGTCCTGGAGTATGACGGCTTTGTCTGCGTCCTGACGGCTGCCAAGGATTCGGACAGCCCCTGCTTTGTGTCCGTGCAGGGCGAAAAGGGCTGGATGCGCATAGACGGCAAGCCCAACACCGGGCCAAACCTGACAGTGGCAGTGGCCGACGGCGGCAGGGCGGGAGAGGGCCGTGACGCTTCGGGGGCAACTGTGAGGACCTATGTCACCGAGGAGTTTGCGCCTGCGGCGGTCCGGCACCGCCTGACGGCGGAATTCAGGGCTTTTGCCGACATCATAGCCGCCAATGACCGGGCAAGGGCAGACCTGCTGGCCCGGGAGACCCTGACGGTGATGAGCATCATAGACGGGCTGTAA